In the Pungitius pungitius chromosome 5, fPunPun2.1, whole genome shotgun sequence genome, one interval contains:
- the rufy3 gene encoding protein RUFY3 isoform X2: MAERDVTGDPPLRSSSAVSEISGRPSSADENGHVDSPDETLSPTSVIYFQEALNSSNLRFGKAGSLSPAPPPRQYDFRIERIESKRRNPKDPIAIERLNLMNMAKLSIKGLIESALNLGRTLDSDYAPLQQFFVVMEHCLKHGLKTKKTFLGQNKSFWGALELVEKLTPEAGEITASVKDLPGLRTPLGRGRAWLRLALMQKKLSDYMKTIINRKDLLSEFYEANALMMEEEGAVIAGLLVGLNVIDANLCMKGEDLDSQVGVIDFSMYLKDGGHSSKSAEGDGQITAILDQKNYVEELNRHLSASVNNLQAKVDALEKSNTKLTEELAVANNRIITLQEDVERVQEESSYQLESRKAPRSESAPDGHVLGETRKQLKEETLLRLDVEKELEVQIGMKQEMELSMKMLEKDVCEKQDTLVELRQQLEDLRVINQQLSHKSQSADAGSKQKSEAIARLEEKINQMSGTVKQMETRCKQAERERGLALEANRLFKQEFGDKIESLQVEVEQLRKHRSQLELELRKERRGEQHHHGDGPSAQSGVPRREARLPEDIPTPLFHSQRVPASVSVKRESEPFNTGAEDKTSLSSSLSSRSHHEDEQDENSEEIGRPSICSMCEQDESLTKTKRRCKNCDGVFCEGCVSNELPLPSSILPETVCSACYSLLLQQYASTPT, translated from the exons ATGGCGGAGCGAGACGTGACGGGAGATCCACCTCTGCGATCATCCTCGGCGGTTTCAGAAATTTCGGGCAGACCGAGCTCCGCGGATGAAAACGGCCACGTCGATAGTCCGGACGAGACGCTCTCCCCGACGTCCGTGATCTACTTCCAGGAGGCTTTGAACTCCTCCAACTTGAGATTTGGGAAGGCTGGGTCGCTGTCACCCGCTCCCCCGCCTCGACAGTATGACTTCAGGATCGAACGAATCGAGTCAAAGCGCAGAA atCCCAAGGATCCCATCGCCATCGAGCGGCTCAACCTGATGAACATGGCCAAGCTGAGCATCAAGGGCCTGATCGAGTCCGCCCTCAACCTCGGGCGCACGCTGGACTCGGACTACGCGCCGCTGCAGCAGTTCTTTGTGGTGATGGAGCACTGTCTGAAGCACGGCTTGAAAA CCAAGAAGACCTTCCTGGGGCAGAACAAGTCCTTCTGGGGGGCgctggagctggtggagaagcTGACGCCCGAAGCGGGAGAGATCACCGCCAGCGTGAAGGACCTGCCCGGCCTCAG AACCCCTCTGGGAAGAGGGCGGGCCTGGCTGAGACTGGCTTTGATGCAGAAGAAGCTCTCTGACTACATGAAGACCATCATCAACAGAAAGGACCTGCTCAG TGAATTCTACGAGGCGAACGCgctgatgatggaggaggagggcgccgTCATCGCCGGGCTGCTCGTCGGACTAAACGTCATCGACGCCAACCTGTGTATGAAGGGGGAGGACTTGGACTCTCAG GTGGGCGTGATTGATTTCTCGATGTACCTTAAAGACGGAGGGCACAGTAGTAAGAGTGCAGAGGG CGACGGTCAGATCACGGCGATTCTCGATCAGAAGAACTACGTGGAGGAGCTGAACAGACACCTGAG CGCGTCGGTGAATAACCTGCAGGCCAAGGTGGACGCTCTGGAGAAGTCCAACACCAAGCTCacagaggag CTCGCCGTGGCGAACAACCGGATCATCACTTTACAAGAAGACGTGGAGCGAGTGCAGGAGGAGAGCTCGTATCAGCTGGAGTCCAGGAAG GCACCAAGAAGCGAGTCGGCGCCGGATGGACACGTGCTGGGCGAAACACGCAAGCAGCTCAAAGAGGAAACTCTGCTTCGCTTG GACgtggagaaggagctggaggtgcAGATCGGGATGAAGCAGGAGATGGAGCTGTCCATGAAGATGCTGGAGAAGGACGTCTGTGAGAAGCAGGACACTCTGGTGGAGCTccggcagcagctggaggacctCCGCGTCATCAACCAACAGCTGAGCCACAAGTCACAG AGCGCCGACGCCGGCTCCAAACAGAAGAGTGAAGCCATCGCCCgcctggaggagaagatcaaCCAGATGAGTGGCACCGTGAAGCAGATGGAGACCAG ATGCAAACAggctgagagggagaggggtCTGGCTTTGGAGGCCAACCGGCTCTTCAAGCAGGAGTTTGGGGATAAAATCGAGAgtctgcaggtggaggtggagcagctgcggAAGCACAG GTcccagctggagctggagctgagaAAAGAGCGAAGGGgcg agcagcatcacCACGGCGACGGCCCGTCGGCACAGTCCGGCGTTCCCCGGAGGGAGGCGAGGCTCCCAGAGGACATACCCACTCCCCTGTTTCACTCCCAGCGCGTCCCAGCATCTGTGTCGGTCAAAAGGGAGAGCGAGCCGTTCAACACGGGAGCAGAGGACAAAACAAGTCTGAGCTCCAGCCT GTCCTCGAGGTCACATCATGAGGACGAACAG GACGAGAACTCTGAGGAGATCGGTCGGCCTTCCATCTGCAGCATGTGTGAACAGGACGAATCCCTCACCAAGACAAAG AGACGCTGCAAGAACTGCGACGGCGTGTTCTGCGAGGGCTGCGTGTCCAACGAGCTGCCGCtgccctcctccatcctccccgAGACGGTGTGCAGCGCCTGCTACTCGCTGCTCCTGCAGCAGTACGCCTCCACGCCCACATGA
- the rufy3 gene encoding protein RUFY3 isoform X1 — protein MAERDVTGDPPLRSSSAVSEISGRPSSADENGHVDSPDETLSPTSVIYFQEALNSSNLRFGKAGSLSPAPPPRQYDFRIERIESKRRNPKDPIAIERLNLMNMAKLSIKGLIESALNLGRTLDSDYAPLQQFFVVMEHCLKHGLKTKKTFLGQNKSFWGALELVEKLTPEAGEITASVKDLPGLRTPLGRGRAWLRLALMQKKLSDYMKTIINRKDLLSEFYEANALMMEEEGAVIAGLLVGLNVIDANLCMKGEDLDSQVGVIDFSMYLKDGGHSSKSAEGDGQITAILDQKNYVEELNRHLSASVNNLQAKVDALEKSNTKLTEELAVANNRIITLQEDVERVQEESSYQLESRKAPRSESAPDGHVLGETRKQLKEETLLRLDVEKELEVQIGMKQEMELSMKMLEKDVCEKQDTLVELRQQLEDLRVINQQLSHKSQSADAGSKQKSEAIARLEEKINQMSGTVKQMETRCKQAERERGLALEANRLFKQEFGDKIESLQVEVEQLRKHRSQLELELRKERRGEQQHQQQQHQHQQHHHGDGPSAQSGVPRREARLPEDIPTPLFHSQRVPASVSVKRESEPFNTGAEDKTSLSSSLSSRSHHEDEQDENSEEIGRPSICSMCEQDESLTKTKRRCKNCDGVFCEGCVSNELPLPSSILPETVCSACYSLLLQQYASTPT, from the exons ATGGCGGAGCGAGACGTGACGGGAGATCCACCTCTGCGATCATCCTCGGCGGTTTCAGAAATTTCGGGCAGACCGAGCTCCGCGGATGAAAACGGCCACGTCGATAGTCCGGACGAGACGCTCTCCCCGACGTCCGTGATCTACTTCCAGGAGGCTTTGAACTCCTCCAACTTGAGATTTGGGAAGGCTGGGTCGCTGTCACCCGCTCCCCCGCCTCGACAGTATGACTTCAGGATCGAACGAATCGAGTCAAAGCGCAGAA atCCCAAGGATCCCATCGCCATCGAGCGGCTCAACCTGATGAACATGGCCAAGCTGAGCATCAAGGGCCTGATCGAGTCCGCCCTCAACCTCGGGCGCACGCTGGACTCGGACTACGCGCCGCTGCAGCAGTTCTTTGTGGTGATGGAGCACTGTCTGAAGCACGGCTTGAAAA CCAAGAAGACCTTCCTGGGGCAGAACAAGTCCTTCTGGGGGGCgctggagctggtggagaagcTGACGCCCGAAGCGGGAGAGATCACCGCCAGCGTGAAGGACCTGCCCGGCCTCAG AACCCCTCTGGGAAGAGGGCGGGCCTGGCTGAGACTGGCTTTGATGCAGAAGAAGCTCTCTGACTACATGAAGACCATCATCAACAGAAAGGACCTGCTCAG TGAATTCTACGAGGCGAACGCgctgatgatggaggaggagggcgccgTCATCGCCGGGCTGCTCGTCGGACTAAACGTCATCGACGCCAACCTGTGTATGAAGGGGGAGGACTTGGACTCTCAG GTGGGCGTGATTGATTTCTCGATGTACCTTAAAGACGGAGGGCACAGTAGTAAGAGTGCAGAGGG CGACGGTCAGATCACGGCGATTCTCGATCAGAAGAACTACGTGGAGGAGCTGAACAGACACCTGAG CGCGTCGGTGAATAACCTGCAGGCCAAGGTGGACGCTCTGGAGAAGTCCAACACCAAGCTCacagaggag CTCGCCGTGGCGAACAACCGGATCATCACTTTACAAGAAGACGTGGAGCGAGTGCAGGAGGAGAGCTCGTATCAGCTGGAGTCCAGGAAG GCACCAAGAAGCGAGTCGGCGCCGGATGGACACGTGCTGGGCGAAACACGCAAGCAGCTCAAAGAGGAAACTCTGCTTCGCTTG GACgtggagaaggagctggaggtgcAGATCGGGATGAAGCAGGAGATGGAGCTGTCCATGAAGATGCTGGAGAAGGACGTCTGTGAGAAGCAGGACACTCTGGTGGAGCTccggcagcagctggaggacctCCGCGTCATCAACCAACAGCTGAGCCACAAGTCACAG AGCGCCGACGCCGGCTCCAAACAGAAGAGTGAAGCCATCGCCCgcctggaggagaagatcaaCCAGATGAGTGGCACCGTGAAGCAGATGGAGACCAG ATGCAAACAggctgagagggagaggggtCTGGCTTTGGAGGCCAACCGGCTCTTCAAGCAGGAGTTTGGGGATAAAATCGAGAgtctgcaggtggaggtggagcagctgcggAAGCACAG GTcccagctggagctggagctgagaAAAGAGCGAAGGGgcgagcagcagcatcagcagcagcagcatcagcatcagcagcatcacCACGGCGACGGCCCGTCGGCACAGTCCGGCGTTCCCCGGAGGGAGGCGAGGCTCCCAGAGGACATACCCACTCCCCTGTTTCACTCCCAGCGCGTCCCAGCATCTGTGTCGGTCAAAAGGGAGAGCGAGCCGTTCAACACGGGAGCAGAGGACAAAACAAGTCTGAGCTCCAGCCT GTCCTCGAGGTCACATCATGAGGACGAACAG GACGAGAACTCTGAGGAGATCGGTCGGCCTTCCATCTGCAGCATGTGTGAACAGGACGAATCCCTCACCAAGACAAAG AGACGCTGCAAGAACTGCGACGGCGTGTTCTGCGAGGGCTGCGTGTCCAACGAGCTGCCGCtgccctcctccatcctccccgAGACGGTGTGCAGCGCCTGCTACTCGCTGCTCCTGCAGCAGTACGCCTCCACGCCCACATGA
- the rufy3 gene encoding protein RUFY3 isoform X4, producing the protein MAERDVTGDPPLRSSSAVSEISGRPSSADENGHVDSPDETLSPTSVIYFQEALNSSNLRFGKAGSLSPAPPPRQYDFRIERIESKRRNPKDPIAIERLNLMNMAKLSIKGLIESALNLGRTLDSDYAPLQQFFVVMEHCLKHGLKTKKTFLGQNKSFWGALELVEKLTPEAGEITASVKDLPGLRTPLGRGRAWLRLALMQKKLSDYMKTIINRKDLLSEFYEANALMMEEEGAVIAGLLVGLNVIDANLCMKGEDLDSQVGVIDFSMYLKDGGHSSKSAEGDGQITAILDQKNYVEELNRHLSASVNNLQAKVDALEKSNTKLTEELAVANNRIITLQEDVERVQEESSYQLESRKAPRSESAPDGHVLGETRKQLKEETLLRLDVEKELEVQIGMKQEMELSMKMLEKDVCEKQDTLVELRQQLEDLRVINQQLSHKSQSADAGSKQKSEAIARLEEKINQMSGTVKQMETSEKHVVKQARNLNSAAGKLLQLQQ; encoded by the exons ATGGCGGAGCGAGACGTGACGGGAGATCCACCTCTGCGATCATCCTCGGCGGTTTCAGAAATTTCGGGCAGACCGAGCTCCGCGGATGAAAACGGCCACGTCGATAGTCCGGACGAGACGCTCTCCCCGACGTCCGTGATCTACTTCCAGGAGGCTTTGAACTCCTCCAACTTGAGATTTGGGAAGGCTGGGTCGCTGTCACCCGCTCCCCCGCCTCGACAGTATGACTTCAGGATCGAACGAATCGAGTCAAAGCGCAGAA atCCCAAGGATCCCATCGCCATCGAGCGGCTCAACCTGATGAACATGGCCAAGCTGAGCATCAAGGGCCTGATCGAGTCCGCCCTCAACCTCGGGCGCACGCTGGACTCGGACTACGCGCCGCTGCAGCAGTTCTTTGTGGTGATGGAGCACTGTCTGAAGCACGGCTTGAAAA CCAAGAAGACCTTCCTGGGGCAGAACAAGTCCTTCTGGGGGGCgctggagctggtggagaagcTGACGCCCGAAGCGGGAGAGATCACCGCCAGCGTGAAGGACCTGCCCGGCCTCAG AACCCCTCTGGGAAGAGGGCGGGCCTGGCTGAGACTGGCTTTGATGCAGAAGAAGCTCTCTGACTACATGAAGACCATCATCAACAGAAAGGACCTGCTCAG TGAATTCTACGAGGCGAACGCgctgatgatggaggaggagggcgccgTCATCGCCGGGCTGCTCGTCGGACTAAACGTCATCGACGCCAACCTGTGTATGAAGGGGGAGGACTTGGACTCTCAG GTGGGCGTGATTGATTTCTCGATGTACCTTAAAGACGGAGGGCACAGTAGTAAGAGTGCAGAGGG CGACGGTCAGATCACGGCGATTCTCGATCAGAAGAACTACGTGGAGGAGCTGAACAGACACCTGAG CGCGTCGGTGAATAACCTGCAGGCCAAGGTGGACGCTCTGGAGAAGTCCAACACCAAGCTCacagaggag CTCGCCGTGGCGAACAACCGGATCATCACTTTACAAGAAGACGTGGAGCGAGTGCAGGAGGAGAGCTCGTATCAGCTGGAGTCCAGGAAG GCACCAAGAAGCGAGTCGGCGCCGGATGGACACGTGCTGGGCGAAACACGCAAGCAGCTCAAAGAGGAAACTCTGCTTCGCTTG GACgtggagaaggagctggaggtgcAGATCGGGATGAAGCAGGAGATGGAGCTGTCCATGAAGATGCTGGAGAAGGACGTCTGTGAGAAGCAGGACACTCTGGTGGAGCTccggcagcagctggaggacctCCGCGTCATCAACCAACAGCTGAGCCACAAGTCACAG AGCGCCGACGCCGGCTCCAAACAGAAGAGTGAAGCCATCGCCCgcctggaggagaagatcaaCCAGATGAGTGGCACCGTGAAGCAGATGGAGACCAG CGAGAAGCACGTGGTGAAACAGGCCAGGAACCTGAACTCGGCCGCGgggaagctgctgcagctgcagcagtag
- the rufy3 gene encoding protein RUFY3 isoform X3: protein MSDLTPQSETPTPTTDKITQAARETIYLCNFRVSVDGEWLCLRELNDISLTPDPEPAHEDPKDPIAIERLNLMNMAKLSIKGLIESALNLGRTLDSDYAPLQQFFVVMEHCLKHGLKTKKTFLGQNKSFWGALELVEKLTPEAGEITASVKDLPGLRTPLGRGRAWLRLALMQKKLSDYMKTIINRKDLLSEFYEANALMMEEEGAVIAGLLVGLNVIDANLCMKGEDLDSQVGVIDFSMYLKDGGHSSKSAEGDGQITAILDQKNYVEELNRHLSASVNNLQAKVDALEKSNTKLTEELAVANNRIITLQEDVERVQEESSYQLESRKAPRSESAPDGHVLGETRKQLKEETLLRLDVEKELEVQIGMKQEMELSMKMLEKDVCEKQDTLVELRQQLEDLRVINQQLSHKSQSADAGSKQKSEAIARLEEKINQMSGTVKQMETRCKQAERERGLALEANRLFKQEFGDKIESLQVEVEQLRKHRSQLELELRKERRGEQQHQQQQHQHQQHHHGDGPSAQSGVPRREARLPEDIPTPLFHSQRVPASVSVKRESEPFNTGAEDKTSLSSSLSSRSHHEDEQDENSEEIGRPSICSMCEQDESLTKTKRRCKNCDGVFCEGCVSNELPLPSSILPETVCSACYSLLLQQYASTPT from the exons ATGTCTGATCTGACGCCCCAGAGCgaaacccccacccccaccacggACAAGATCACCCAGGCCGCCCGGGAGACCATCTATCTCTGCAACTTCCGCGTGTCTGTGGATGGCGAGTGGCTCTGCCTCCGCGAGCTCAACGACATCTCGCTGACGCCGGACCCAGAGCCGGCCCATGAAG atCCCAAGGATCCCATCGCCATCGAGCGGCTCAACCTGATGAACATGGCCAAGCTGAGCATCAAGGGCCTGATCGAGTCCGCCCTCAACCTCGGGCGCACGCTGGACTCGGACTACGCGCCGCTGCAGCAGTTCTTTGTGGTGATGGAGCACTGTCTGAAGCACGGCTTGAAAA CCAAGAAGACCTTCCTGGGGCAGAACAAGTCCTTCTGGGGGGCgctggagctggtggagaagcTGACGCCCGAAGCGGGAGAGATCACCGCCAGCGTGAAGGACCTGCCCGGCCTCAG AACCCCTCTGGGAAGAGGGCGGGCCTGGCTGAGACTGGCTTTGATGCAGAAGAAGCTCTCTGACTACATGAAGACCATCATCAACAGAAAGGACCTGCTCAG TGAATTCTACGAGGCGAACGCgctgatgatggaggaggagggcgccgTCATCGCCGGGCTGCTCGTCGGACTAAACGTCATCGACGCCAACCTGTGTATGAAGGGGGAGGACTTGGACTCTCAG GTGGGCGTGATTGATTTCTCGATGTACCTTAAAGACGGAGGGCACAGTAGTAAGAGTGCAGAGGG CGACGGTCAGATCACGGCGATTCTCGATCAGAAGAACTACGTGGAGGAGCTGAACAGACACCTGAG CGCGTCGGTGAATAACCTGCAGGCCAAGGTGGACGCTCTGGAGAAGTCCAACACCAAGCTCacagaggag CTCGCCGTGGCGAACAACCGGATCATCACTTTACAAGAAGACGTGGAGCGAGTGCAGGAGGAGAGCTCGTATCAGCTGGAGTCCAGGAAG GCACCAAGAAGCGAGTCGGCGCCGGATGGACACGTGCTGGGCGAAACACGCAAGCAGCTCAAAGAGGAAACTCTGCTTCGCTTG GACgtggagaaggagctggaggtgcAGATCGGGATGAAGCAGGAGATGGAGCTGTCCATGAAGATGCTGGAGAAGGACGTCTGTGAGAAGCAGGACACTCTGGTGGAGCTccggcagcagctggaggacctCCGCGTCATCAACCAACAGCTGAGCCACAAGTCACAG AGCGCCGACGCCGGCTCCAAACAGAAGAGTGAAGCCATCGCCCgcctggaggagaagatcaaCCAGATGAGTGGCACCGTGAAGCAGATGGAGACCAG ATGCAAACAggctgagagggagaggggtCTGGCTTTGGAGGCCAACCGGCTCTTCAAGCAGGAGTTTGGGGATAAAATCGAGAgtctgcaggtggaggtggagcagctgcggAAGCACAG GTcccagctggagctggagctgagaAAAGAGCGAAGGGgcgagcagcagcatcagcagcagcagcatcagcatcagcagcatcacCACGGCGACGGCCCGTCGGCACAGTCCGGCGTTCCCCGGAGGGAGGCGAGGCTCCCAGAGGACATACCCACTCCCCTGTTTCACTCCCAGCGCGTCCCAGCATCTGTGTCGGTCAAAAGGGAGAGCGAGCCGTTCAACACGGGAGCAGAGGACAAAACAAGTCTGAGCTCCAGCCT GTCCTCGAGGTCACATCATGAGGACGAACAG GACGAGAACTCTGAGGAGATCGGTCGGCCTTCCATCTGCAGCATGTGTGAACAGGACGAATCCCTCACCAAGACAAAG AGACGCTGCAAGAACTGCGACGGCGTGTTCTGCGAGGGCTGCGTGTCCAACGAGCTGCCGCtgccctcctccatcctccccgAGACGGTGTGCAGCGCCTGCTACTCGCTGCTCCTGCAGCAGTACGCCTCCACGCCCACATGA
- the rufy3 gene encoding protein RUFY3 isoform X5, which yields MSDLTPQSETPTPTTDKITQAARETIYLCNFRVSVDGEWLCLRELNDISLTPDPEPAHEDPKDPIAIERLNLMNMAKLSIKGLIESALNLGRTLDSDYAPLQQFFVVMEHCLKHGLKTKKTFLGQNKSFWGALELVEKLTPEAGEITASVKDLPGLRTPLGRGRAWLRLALMQKKLSDYMKTIINRKDLLSEFYEANALMMEEEGAVIAGLLVGLNVIDANLCMKGEDLDSQVGVIDFSMYLKDGGHSSKSAEGDGQITAILDQKNYVEELNRHLSASVNNLQAKVDALEKSNTKLTEELAVANNRIITLQEDVERVQEESSYQLESRKAPRSESAPDGHVLGETRKQLKEETLLRLDVEKELEVQIGMKQEMELSMKMLEKDVCEKQDTLVELRQQLEDLRVINQQLSHKSQSADAGSKQKSEAIARLEEKINQMSGTVKQMETSEKHVVKQARNLNSAAGKLLQLQQ from the exons ATGTCTGATCTGACGCCCCAGAGCgaaacccccacccccaccacggACAAGATCACCCAGGCCGCCCGGGAGACCATCTATCTCTGCAACTTCCGCGTGTCTGTGGATGGCGAGTGGCTCTGCCTCCGCGAGCTCAACGACATCTCGCTGACGCCGGACCCAGAGCCGGCCCATGAAG atCCCAAGGATCCCATCGCCATCGAGCGGCTCAACCTGATGAACATGGCCAAGCTGAGCATCAAGGGCCTGATCGAGTCCGCCCTCAACCTCGGGCGCACGCTGGACTCGGACTACGCGCCGCTGCAGCAGTTCTTTGTGGTGATGGAGCACTGTCTGAAGCACGGCTTGAAAA CCAAGAAGACCTTCCTGGGGCAGAACAAGTCCTTCTGGGGGGCgctggagctggtggagaagcTGACGCCCGAAGCGGGAGAGATCACCGCCAGCGTGAAGGACCTGCCCGGCCTCAG AACCCCTCTGGGAAGAGGGCGGGCCTGGCTGAGACTGGCTTTGATGCAGAAGAAGCTCTCTGACTACATGAAGACCATCATCAACAGAAAGGACCTGCTCAG TGAATTCTACGAGGCGAACGCgctgatgatggaggaggagggcgccgTCATCGCCGGGCTGCTCGTCGGACTAAACGTCATCGACGCCAACCTGTGTATGAAGGGGGAGGACTTGGACTCTCAG GTGGGCGTGATTGATTTCTCGATGTACCTTAAAGACGGAGGGCACAGTAGTAAGAGTGCAGAGGG CGACGGTCAGATCACGGCGATTCTCGATCAGAAGAACTACGTGGAGGAGCTGAACAGACACCTGAG CGCGTCGGTGAATAACCTGCAGGCCAAGGTGGACGCTCTGGAGAAGTCCAACACCAAGCTCacagaggag CTCGCCGTGGCGAACAACCGGATCATCACTTTACAAGAAGACGTGGAGCGAGTGCAGGAGGAGAGCTCGTATCAGCTGGAGTCCAGGAAG GCACCAAGAAGCGAGTCGGCGCCGGATGGACACGTGCTGGGCGAAACACGCAAGCAGCTCAAAGAGGAAACTCTGCTTCGCTTG GACgtggagaaggagctggaggtgcAGATCGGGATGAAGCAGGAGATGGAGCTGTCCATGAAGATGCTGGAGAAGGACGTCTGTGAGAAGCAGGACACTCTGGTGGAGCTccggcagcagctggaggacctCCGCGTCATCAACCAACAGCTGAGCCACAAGTCACAG AGCGCCGACGCCGGCTCCAAACAGAAGAGTGAAGCCATCGCCCgcctggaggagaagatcaaCCAGATGAGTGGCACCGTGAAGCAGATGGAGACCAG CGAGAAGCACGTGGTGAAACAGGCCAGGAACCTGAACTCGGCCGCGgggaagctgctgcagctgcagcagtag